One Thermodesulfobacteriota bacterium DNA segment encodes these proteins:
- a CDS encoding sulfotransferase domain-containing protein, translated as MANIKDKIISSGLKHKELLKRVPLIGRVAKRFYRWMVNMEELEMSADMEELEMSPGTSLGAGWHGLENDGQEPFRWTSACANIVLDEGAPAPDYIVIKAASAPFEGKRYLTVGNATMEIWPDWRYYIFPLGKAGRPEGLKIVSSPPLSVGGDHRELGVMVKSITSTTSNKLASAPHEYQSLRVEQLFLQNDLKVVWLASYPRSGNTWSRFLLTNLLFKRVEKSAEVPLYIPDIAVPDEIEKALRFGDGIFEGPDGQRHIIMKSHFPYSERIALGGLTAGAVYLIRNPLDVVVSNAKYDVLASNSSAFRKIFGENVTAEQFYEDTVESMVIYGQSKLLAFSGFGTWQGHVSSWLELARLRNRFPVIEVKYELLKEDTRSQLAAILKLLGLSVSRERIEEAIELSSLSRMKEMQEREIKERIPGAFYTAAREESLSRGMRFINKGMVGTGGKELTPDQRERAIMLFSNVMRKFGYLD; from the coding sequence ATGGCGAATATAAAGGATAAAATTATTTCTTCCGGTTTGAAGCATAAAGAACTGCTAAAAAGAGTGCCTTTGATCGGTAGGGTTGCAAAACGATTCTATCGGTGGATGGTTAATATGGAAGAGTTAGAGATGTCAGCGGATATGGAAGAGTTAGAGATGTCACCGGGCACCTCTTTGGGGGCCGGTTGGCATGGCCTGGAGAATGACGGACAGGAGCCCTTTCGCTGGACTTCTGCGTGCGCAAACATAGTTCTGGATGAAGGTGCGCCGGCACCGGATTATATTGTAATAAAAGCGGCTTCGGCCCCCTTCGAGGGGAAGAGGTATCTGACGGTAGGGAACGCTACCATGGAAATCTGGCCTGACTGGCGATACTATATTTTCCCTCTCGGTAAAGCCGGCAGACCCGAAGGACTGAAGATCGTCTCGTCCCCTCCTCTAAGCGTTGGAGGGGACCACAGGGAATTAGGTGTAATGGTAAAGAGTATTACCTCGACAACAAGCAACAAGCTCGCTTCCGCACCGCACGAATACCAATCCCTCCGCGTCGAGCAACTTTTTTTGCAGAACGACCTGAAGGTCGTGTGGCTCGCCTCTTATCCGCGTTCGGGCAATACGTGGTCAAGGTTTCTGCTGACGAACCTCCTTTTCAAGCGGGTCGAGAAGAGCGCGGAAGTTCCTCTTTATATACCCGATATAGCTGTTCCGGATGAGATCGAAAAGGCTTTGCGCTTTGGGGACGGAATCTTCGAGGGGCCCGACGGCCAAAGGCATATAATCATGAAATCACACTTTCCATACAGTGAAAGGATAGCTTTAGGCGGGCTTACCGCGGGGGCCGTATATCTTATCAGAAACCCCCTGGACGTTGTCGTCTCTAACGCAAAGTATGACGTGCTGGCCAGCAATTCTAGCGCGTTCAGGAAGATCTTTGGCGAAAACGTTACGGCGGAGCAGTTTTATGAGGATACCGTCGAATCCATGGTCATATACGGACAGAGCAAGTTACTGGCATTCTCCGGGTTTGGGACATGGCAGGGGCATGTCTCGAGCTGGCTCGAACTCGCCCGGCTCCGCAACCGGTTCCCCGTAATCGAGGTCAAGTATGAGCTGCTGAAAGAGGATACCCGTTCGCAGCTGGCCGCCATTTTGAAGTTGCTGGGGTTGTCCGTAAGCAGGGAGAGGATAGAAGAAGCTATTGAATTGTCGTCCCTGTCCAGGATGAAGGAAATGCAGGAAAGAGAGATTAAAGAGCGTATCCCGGGGGCATTCTATACCGCTGCAAGGGAGGAGAGTCTTTCCAGGGGCATGCGGTTTATAAACAAGGGGATGGTCGGAACGGGAGGGAAGGAGCTGACACCCGATCAAAGAGAAAGGGCTATCATGCTTTTTTCAAACGTCATGCGCAAGTTCGGATATTTGGATTGA
- a CDS encoding radical SAM/SPASM domain-containing protein: protein MDNLLFKNLEPTEGFYAPEKDGLGAFIWTGGRFALKSPGRDRFLLIRACYYGNDGRLSVRAGNGAVSELELSYGWNTYVLEFGQAETLELELDRVIPVEGDGRALGLMLRSIEAFSDAERFDRLDTQMKNKALNEREFLSGKTRLESYPTRLRIDVEDRCNMAPRCVYCDWDNHKAEEAKSRFFFTPQSFADLGMFFTCAEEVVDCSIGEPFLKNDIFDIIDRALGSDKSFDLVSNGLLLDEDMQKRLCGKEITLAVSLDASNEESYKRLRGEGFGCVVENLRLLCERKKAHNDLPVVNAAFIAMRSNIEEFPDYVRLVKEIGVDNVMLRALSENLERLGLGSDNFNYGEELLSADELSEFVVRAGELAGESGVGLINGWSFGDVEMAGSGPLCREPWDSVYLFKRGVLPCCFTVSPVTHINTTDDGSLHDIAREAFNSEEMREIRTALAQRRLPEWCLKNRGCPIVKKIERKELSR from the coding sequence ATGGACAATCTTTTATTCAAAAACCTTGAGCCGACAGAGGGCTTTTACGCGCCGGAGAAGGACGGGCTCGGCGCCTTTATCTGGACCGGGGGCAGGTTCGCTCTCAAGAGCCCCGGCCGGGACCGCTTCTTGCTCATAAGGGCCTGCTACTACGGCAATGACGGGAGGCTTTCGGTAAGGGCGGGGAACGGGGCCGTCAGCGAGCTCGAGCTATCATATGGGTGGAACACCTATGTCCTGGAGTTCGGGCAGGCGGAAACTCTGGAACTGGAGTTGGACAGGGTAATACCTGTCGAAGGTGACGGGCGCGCCCTCGGCCTTATGCTTAGAAGTATAGAGGCCTTCAGCGACGCGGAGAGGTTCGACAGGCTGGATACCCAGATGAAGAACAAGGCCCTTAACGAAAGGGAGTTCCTTTCGGGCAAGACCCGGCTCGAATCCTACCCGACGCGTTTACGGATCGATGTCGAGGACCGGTGCAACATGGCACCGAGATGCGTTTACTGCGACTGGGACAACCACAAGGCCGAGGAAGCGAAATCACGATTTTTTTTCACCCCCCAAAGCTTCGCCGACCTCGGCATGTTCTTTACCTGCGCGGAAGAGGTCGTAGATTGCAGCATCGGCGAGCCTTTTTTGAAAAACGATATCTTCGACATAATAGACCGCGCCCTCGGGTCGGACAAGAGCTTCGATCTGGTATCAAACGGCCTGCTACTGGATGAGGACATGCAAAAGCGCCTTTGCGGCAAGGAGATAACCCTGGCCGTATCCCTGGACGCATCCAACGAGGAGTCTTACAAAAGGCTCAGGGGAGAGGGCTTCGGTTGCGTTGTTGAAAACCTCAGGCTTTTATGCGAGCGCAAGAAGGCCCATAACGACCTGCCGGTTGTGAATGCGGCCTTTATAGCCATGAGGTCCAATATCGAGGAGTTCCCGGACTATGTAAGGCTGGTAAAAGAGATCGGCGTAGACAACGTGATGCTGAGGGCCTTGAGCGAAAACCTGGAGAGGCTGGGCCTGGGCAGCGACAACTTCAACTACGGAGAAGAACTCCTCAGTGCGGACGAGCTGTCCGAATTTGTCGTTAGGGCAGGTGAACTCGCCGGGGAAAGTGGGGTAGGCCTTATCAACGGGTGGTCTTTCGGAGACGTCGAGATGGCGGGCAGCGGTCCCCTTTGCCGAGAGCCGTGGGATTCCGTTTACCTGTTTAAAAGGGGGGTCTTGCCCTGCTGCTTTACGGTATCGCCTGTCACGCACATAAATACCACCGACGACGGGAGCCTGCATGATATCGCCCGCGAGGCTTTTAACTCGGAGGAGATGCGGGAGATAAGGACCGCACTTGCCCAACGGCGCCTCCCCGAGTGGTGCCTTAAGAACAGGGGCTGCCCGATCGTGAAAAAAATAGAGAGGAAGGAGCTTTCCCGGTAA
- the wecB gene encoding UDP-N-acetylglucosamine 2-epimerase (non-hydrolyzing) has product MRPGRKKILLVFGTRPEAIKMAPVIKKIRASSGLESVVCVTGQHREMLDSVLGLFGITPDYDLNIMSDGQDLFDITTRAVEGLKGVLGRVTPEVVLVQGDTTTAFVAALSAYYMKIPVGHVEAGLRTYDKYSPFPEEKNRHLLSVLADYHFAPTERAKSNLLKEGVAEENIWVTGNTVIDALHYIVKRNSTPDSTANLKRYFDNEWDLPLMSDGKKLILVTGHRRENFGEGFRNICMALKDIAEKREDVEIVYPVHLNPDVQGPVKAILNRQPNVHLKEPMAYEQFIYLMDKAYLVLTDSGGIQEEAPSLGKPVLVMRDKTERPEGVEAGTVKLVGTGRDRIVAETLELLDNRALYAGMSKTINPYGDGRAAGRICKVLE; this is encoded by the coding sequence TTGAGGCCAGGTAGAAAAAAAATACTTTTAGTATTCGGTACGCGGCCCGAAGCGATAAAGATGGCGCCCGTCATAAAGAAGATACGGGCTTCGTCGGGTCTGGAGAGCGTGGTCTGTGTTACCGGCCAACACCGTGAGATGCTGGATTCCGTTCTGGGCCTCTTCGGTATAACCCCCGACTATGACCTGAACATCATGAGCGACGGCCAGGACCTCTTCGATATTACCACGCGTGCCGTGGAGGGACTCAAGGGTGTGCTGGGCAGGGTGACGCCCGAAGTGGTGCTGGTTCAAGGCGACACAACGACCGCATTCGTTGCGGCCCTCTCGGCATACTATATGAAAATCCCTGTCGGCCACGTCGAAGCCGGCCTCAGGACATACGACAAATACAGTCCTTTCCCCGAGGAAAAGAACAGGCATTTACTGAGTGTCCTGGCCGATTATCATTTTGCGCCGACTGAACGGGCAAAATCCAATCTTTTAAAGGAGGGTGTCGCCGAGGAAAATATATGGGTTACGGGGAATACGGTGATAGACGCCTTGCATTATATCGTAAAGAGGAACTCTACGCCGGACAGCACGGCGAACCTGAAAAGATACTTCGATAATGAGTGGGACCTTCCGCTGATGTCCGACGGCAAAAAGCTGATTCTCGTTACGGGCCACAGGCGGGAGAATTTCGGAGAAGGGTTCAGGAATATTTGTATGGCCCTTAAGGATATCGCTGAAAAAAGAGAGGACGTTGAAATAGTTTACCCGGTACATCTAAACCCCGATGTTCAGGGGCCCGTAAAGGCTATCCTTAACAGGCAACCAAATGTCCACCTGAAAGAACCGATGGCTTACGAACAGTTCATTTACTTGATGGACAAAGCGTATCTCGTTCTAACCGATTCCGGTGGCATCCAGGAGGAGGCCCCTTCTCTGGGTAAACCGGTACTGGTCATGAGAGATAAGACCGAGAGGCCGGAAGGCGTTGAGGCCGGCACCGTTAAGCTCGTAGGCACGGGTAGAGACAGGATCGTCGCTGAAACCCTGGAATTGCTGGATAACCGGGCACTATATGCCGGGATGTCGAAGACCATTAACCCCTACGGTGACGGCAGGGCCGCCGGGAGAATATGCAAGGTCCTGGAATAA